One window of Candidatus Effluviviaceae Genus V sp. genomic DNA carries:
- a CDS encoding FprA family A-type flavoprotein — translation MKHPFEAIPIAKDVYWVGAIDWAIREFHGYSTGRGTTYNAYVVMAERPTLIDTVKAPFRDEFLSRLRSVVDPKKIEIIVSNHSEMDHSGLLPSTVELIRPDVIYASKMGEKALAGHFHGAVEVEAVENGGTADLGSMELQFLETRMVHWPDSMFSYLKDRKLLFSQDGFGMHLASTERFDDELDWPTLKYETEKYFANILMPFAPQIAALLKKVKEAGIEPDIVAPDHGPVWREHFGDVFSLYERWCEQRPTRRAVVMYDTMWKSTAKMARALADGIAAGGGSAKLLPLESSDRSEVATESLEAGALLAGVSTMNNQMFPTMADALTYIRGLRPKNLIGAAFGSFGWSGEGVKHVNAILEEMGVELISEPLAVQHVPTDEDLVR, via the coding sequence GTGAAGCACCCGTTCGAGGCGATACCCATCGCGAAGGACGTCTACTGGGTCGGCGCCATCGACTGGGCGATCCGGGAGTTCCACGGGTATTCGACCGGCCGCGGCACGACGTACAATGCGTACGTGGTCATGGCCGAGCGGCCCACGCTGATCGACACGGTGAAGGCCCCGTTCCGGGATGAGTTCCTCTCTCGCCTTCGCTCGGTCGTCGATCCCAAGAAGATCGAGATCATTGTCTCGAACCACTCCGAGATGGACCACTCAGGGCTTCTTCCGTCGACCGTCGAGCTCATCCGGCCCGACGTCATCTACGCGTCGAAGATGGGGGAGAAGGCGCTCGCCGGGCACTTTCACGGGGCGGTCGAGGTCGAGGCGGTCGAGAACGGCGGCACGGCCGATCTCGGAAGCATGGAACTCCAGTTCCTCGAGACGCGGATGGTCCACTGGCCCGACAGCATGTTCTCGTATCTGAAGGACAGGAAGCTCCTGTTCTCACAGGACGGCTTCGGCATGCACCTGGCCTCGACGGAGCGCTTCGACGACGAGCTCGACTGGCCGACGTTGAAATACGAGACGGAGAAGTACTTCGCGAACATCCTGATGCCGTTCGCTCCGCAGATCGCTGCGCTTCTGAAGAAGGTGAAGGAGGCCGGCATCGAACCCGACATCGTGGCCCCGGACCACGGGCCGGTCTGGCGCGAGCACTTCGGTGACGTGTTCTCCCTCTACGAGCGCTGGTGCGAGCAGCGGCCGACCCGCAGGGCCGTCGTCATGTACGACACCATGTGGAAGAGCACGGCGAAGATGGCCCGCGCGCTGGCGGACGGCATCGCCGCGGGCGGCGGGAGCGCGAAGCTGCTTCCGCTCGAGTCGAGCGACCGGAGCGAGGTCGCGACGGAGAGCCTCGAGGCCGGCGCTCTTCTGGCAGGCGTCTCGACGATGAACAACCAGATGTTCCCGACGATGGCCGACGCTCTCACGTACATCCGCGGACTGAGACCGAAGAATCTTATAGGCGCGGCGTTCGGCTCGTTCGGATGGAGCGGTGAGGGCGTGAAGCACGTGAACGCGATCCTCGAGGAGATGGGCGTCGAGCTCATCTCGGAGCCTCTGGCCGTGCAGCACGTGCCGACGGACGAGGACCTCGTGAGG